The nucleotide window TTTGAAAGGGATATCAGGCTACAGGGTATCTTCTGTGGAAGTTTGACAGAACGTGTAATTAACATGACGGAGAGCTCTACCTATCTACAGTATTTTCACAATAGTTTCTTTGTGAAATAGTGGTAAAACCTAAAGTCTGATTTACTAGCGATGACAAGCTTCCAGTTGCATAATGTACAGCCTTCTATTTGTAAATGGATAGGGTAGGGCTTTAGCAGGACGCGCTAGTGGCCATCTCCTCTCTGACCTCATGACCTTTGACCCCTGCAGGTGTCAGCCTGAACCCCATCATCGTCTATTGCTCCAACCAGGAGGAGATGGACATGTGGTTCGGCCTGCTCAAAGAACACATCGAGATCAACGGGGGCACCCCCATCGCACCTATCGAGACCTACACCAGGGTTAAGGTAAGGAAATAATACTATGTTTCATTGATATGGCAGTGCAGATGATGGAAATGGAGGCCAGTTAAAGAGGCCAGTTAAGGAGGCCCAAGTAGGAGCTACACCCTGGGTTGATCCTGAGGGTAAAACAGCAATCAATCAACAGGATGTGTTGAGTCATGTAGGTCACGGCTGTCTCTTCCTGAGGGCATGATCCATTCCCAGGGAGCGGTCATGACTGTGGCCGCACCACAACCACATCGCTAGACTCACATCTGCACTGGGTCAAAGTATGGTTACACCAACAGGTGTGGAAAAGGCTGATCACACACATTCAATGACCAACGGTATATCCCAATGCATATGTTCTGAAAGCAAAGAAGAAAAGCATTCATGCAACATTCTTCCTGTGTCACTTCCAATAGTGACAGCTAGTGTAGGAACAATTGTTGTTTCGTTATACAGTATTCTCGCCCAGGAAGTATGATAGTATGTAAGTATGATTGCGTCACTATCAGAGAATGAAAAGCCCCGTCATTATAGCTATAATAGCTCATACTGTGGAGAAGTTCTGTATGTGTTTAATGTTTATTTCTCATAACTGGTGGGGTGAGGTAGATTATTTTCATGTCTCGCTAATGTAAACATGTCTACCTGTTTCCTGCAGAATGTAAAGGAGAAtacggaggggagagaggagctgaggaacTCAATCAGTAAAGACCCCATCTATGAGTGGGAGGGTTCTCAGCGTGAGAGTCTGGGGCCCATCATTTTCGTGTCCAAAGTCAGTCTGCAGCACCTCCCCTGCCAGGTACAACACCCACCTCCGCTCACCTTTCTGTGGCTTATGATGTGCCTATGGCACACTGTAACCTGTCACTGAACCATTATAACCTGACAGTGAAACATTATAACCTGACAGTGAAACATTATAACCTGACACTAAAACATTATAACCTGACAGTGAAACATTATAACCTGACACTAAAACATTATAACCTGTCAGTGAAACATTATAACCTGACACTAAAACATTATAACCTGACAGTGAAACATTATAACCTGACAGTGAAACATTAGAACTTGTCAGTGAAAGATATGTCACTTTTTTATATTAAAATATCACTCAAACGAAGAAGCCTGTATATACAGTCCGCATTGCGCATAAATAGATTACACATTTTAAGAAAGATGAATAAAAGAGTTTATTCATGGTCTTGACTGTTGCTATCTTGTTTTGTGAAACCAGACAATTTATGGAATTGTCCATTAGACAGTTATGACTCCAACCTGTAATCAGTCAGATAGCGGGGATCTGAGAATGAGGAGTAAACGTAACATTATCAATCAATAACATCTACCTTAGAgcccactgactctctctctctctctctctctctcgttttctctctctctctctctctcacacacacacacacacacacacacacacacacacacacacacacacacacacacacacacacacacacacacacacacacacacacacacacacacacacacacacacacacacacacacacacacacgtactcttTCGCATATTCACCATGACCTCACCACAACGTACGGAGTGAGCATTGTTGTCTGCTGGGACTCTATACCTTGAGGGAGTGTATGGGCAGAACACTAGTCTACTGCAGTTACCACAACACTTACTCCCTGGGTCTCATACACTCCGACAAGACGTGACGTTACTCTGCTAACCGAGCGAGAAAGTAACCAAGGAAATACATGATGCTGACTAGGCTTAATCCTATAAAACAGCAACGCTCATGTAGCCGGCGGGTGAATCTGCCAATTAACATTTGATGGGAACTGGCCTGATGGAAATCTTTCGAAGGGAGATTGAAGGGCTTGTAAACTGGGTGTGTGAGAGGCAGTTGCTTAGCTCACGCAGCAACTTGACTCACCTCACAGCTGGAATGTCAGCTGTCTGCCAGACACGCCCTCGGCAGGGCGGAGAAACACGCTCACGGGCATGCAAGTGCGTGcgcaccacacaaacacacacgcacacacacacacacacacacacagggttgggtaggttactttctataTGTAATCCattagttactagttacctgtccacaattgtaatcagtaatgtaactttttgatttcccaaactcagtaactTAATCGGATTATTttctgttacttttagattactttccccttaagagtcATTAGAAGAAGAGAAAAAAGAATGTAGCATATTACTTtgtgggttggttatgtaggcttacTACAGATAATAATACAATTAGGCAatttctttacattaaaaaccaaagtctgtcAGATTTCCAGTCATTCCATTTCATTTAATACCCCTTGATCTTTAAGAATATGgaaatatagattagccaaattgttttccCGGATCATAATCCAAAAATGAAGGATTTATTAGTCTACTCTGTTGTTTATTcattatgattttgttgtcatggaggactgattgggctcattgcttcaaaacatggttgaaaaataaatgctgctgtCTTGGAATGGCTTGTTTTGAGAACTACCGAAAACTGTTATTTGCATgtggaaaaaaacacacacacacacacacacacacacacacacacacacacacacacacacacacacacacacacacacacacacacacaccacacacggtCAGGGAGATAACAGCCCACTTGCACTTAGCTACTACACTGAAaaacaatataaacgcaacatgtaaagtgttggtgccaTGTTTCATTATCTgaattaaaagatcccagaaatgttccacacgcacaaaaagcttatttccctcaaatgttctgcacacatttgtttatatccctgttagtgagcaaatttgatttgtcacatgcgtcgaatacctTACTATGTTTAGACCTTactatgaaatgcttacttacaggcccttaaccaacaatgcagttttaagaaaaataagagttaagaaaatatttactaaataaactaaagtaaaatataaaagagcaacaatataataacaataacgaggctatatatagggtgtaccagtaccgagtcaatgtgcgggggtacaggttggttgaggtaaagtgactatgcaaagataatagataataaacagtgagtagcagtagcgtaaaaaaaaagtgtgtggggtcaatgcaaatagtctgggtggccatttgattaactgatcagcagtcttatggcttgggggtagaaactgttaagaagccttttggacctagacttgacgctctggtaccgcttgccatgtggtagcagagagaagaccTGACgccgcctggtacagaggtcctggatgtcatcaagcttggccccagtgatgtactgggtcatatgcactaccctccgtagagccttgcggtcggaggccgagcagttgccctatcaggcggtgatacaaccagtcaggatgctctcgatagtgcagctgtagaacacctgacaggtgtggcatatcaataagctgatgattatcaagctgattaaacagcatgattattacacattACACAgagaagtatttctgtctgtaataaagcccttttgtggggaaaaactcattctgattggctgggcctggctccccagtggctgggcctggcttccaAGTGAGTGGGCATATGCCCttcaaggcccacccatggctgcacccctgcccagtcatgtaaaatccatagattagggcctaatgaatttatttcaattgactgatttccttatatgaactgtaagtcagtcaaatatttgaaattgttgcatgttgtgtttctatttttgttcagtagattTCAATGTCAGTACCTTCTATATTTGACACAGAAAGCCCAGTAGAACTATTAACTGATTGCATCTGATGTGAAAACACACGGCACTTCAATTAGTTAATCTTACACTGAGCGCAAGATACATTGACAGGATATAGACATTTTAATGAATTAGCTAATGCAGTGAGAGTTGATTGTTTCTATTGTGTCCAATACAGGAGCAGAGTGACAGACTACTGGTGATGTACCCAGCCACTCTGATCATCCTATCAGAAGAGAGCCACGGACTTTACTACAAGGTACCTTTAAATCGTCCCATTGaaccatacagatgtaggatcttaatttgagccatttttctacagcaggaaaataatcctgccacaattggaaatgtgaattattatgtggattataattaatggacgttttttgtagggtttgatatatttttcgttagggcaaatcaagtctgacgttttaaatggaaatgacaaactagaagccttttaaaacctcaaatacactacaagttttcaCTTCCTGCTGTGCAGAaatattctcagcaacaaaagagtgatacAATTAAGATAATACATCTGTAGATGTAGACTCTTagctagcctggtctcagatctgtttgtgctatcaagTCAAATCCTTGTCATGCCAAAAAGTGGCAAGGAAttggcatgatagcacaaacagactggcattCAGGCTAACTCTTATGTACATTATGTACTATACATAATGTACTCACCGCAAGAGCTTATATACAGTAAGTGACTCATATCCTTGATTATGCTCGAGGACCTTATTTGTCATGTTTGCAGTGCCTTCCCTCTGATCTGTCTTTGAATCAGAAGTGTGTGAAATGGTATGtataacggtgtgtgtgtgtgtgtgtttgtgtgtgtgtgtgtgtgtgtgtgtgtgtgtgtgtgtgtgtgtgtgtgtgtgtgtgtgtgtgtgtgtgtgtgtgtgtgtgtgtgtgtgtgtgtgtgtgtgtgtgtgtgtgtgtatatgattgCAGGGGAAACTTCCACTTAACATGGTCACTGTGACCACACCCTGCCAGGACGTCAAGCCCAACACCTTCATGATTGAAGGTAAATTGACCACTATCTCACACTTATTGTGCAAGCCTTCCCTCAAATAcaacatatgtacagtggggagaacaagtatttgatacactgccgattttgcaggttttcctacttacaaagcatgtagaggtctgtaatttttatcataggtacacttcaactatgagagacggaatctaaaacaaaaatccagaaaatcacattgtatgatttttaagtaattaatttgcattttattgcatgacataagtatttgatacatcagaaaagcaaaacttaatatttggtacagaaacctttgtttgcaattacagagatcatacgtttcctgtagttcttgactaggtttgcacacactgcagcagggattttggcccactcctccctacagatcttctccagatccttcaggtttcggggctgtcgctgggcaatacggactttcagctccctccaaagattttctattgggttcaggtctggagactggctaggccactccaggaccttgagatgcttcttacggagccactccttagttgccatggctgtgtgcttcgtgtcgttgtcatgctggaagacccagccacgacccatcttcaatgctcttactgagggaaggaggttgttggccaagatctcgcgatacatggccccatccatcctcccctcaatacggtgcagtcgtcctgtctcctttgcagaaaagcatccccaaagaatgatgtttccacctccatgcttcacggttgggatggtgttcttggggttgtactcatacttcttcttcctccaaacacggcgagtggagttagaccaaaaagctctatttttgtctcatcagaccacatgaccttctcccattcctcctctggatcatccagatggtcattggcaaacttcagacaggcctggacatgcactggcttaagcagggggaccttgcgtgcgctgcaggattttaatccatgacggcgtagtgtgttactaatggttttctttgagactgtggtcccagctctcttcaggtcattgaccaggtcctgccgtgtagttctgggctgatccctcaccttcctcatgatcattgatgccccacgaggtgaaatcttgcatggagccccagaccgagggtgattgaccgtcatcttgaacttcttccattttctaataattgcgccaacagttgtttccttctcaccaagctgcttgcctattgtcctgtagcccatcccagccttgtgcaggtctacaattttatccctgatgtccttacgcagctctctggtcttggccattgtggagaggttggaatctgtttgattgtgtgtggacaggtgtcttttatacaggtaacgagttcaaacaggtgcagttaatacaggtaatgagtggagaacaggagggcttcttaaagaaaaactaacaggtctgtgagagccggaattcttactggttggtaggtgatcaaatacttatgtcatgcaataaaatgcaaattaattatttaaaaatcatacaatgtgattttctggatttttgttttagattccgtctctcacagttgaagtgtacctatgataaaaattacagacctctacatgctttgtaagtaggaaaacctgcaaaatcggcagtgtatcaaatacttgttctccccactgtatatgacacAGGTCTGTTATGACGTATAGATTTGAATGAAGACGGGTGTTTTGTTGACATTtccaaatgtcaacaaaacaagaaacgcttttatgcgcaaatattgatataatgactatcatatcgaagtaaacttggagtcacacgatGACATGCTGTGTGGTCCTCCTACTACGAAaggcatgcagtttattaggctacatatgAAATAATAATGATGAATTTatcagggtggtgaaagtgcaaggtgatgagcttgatgctcctttctaaTTAATATCGAGGgacttattctggtgacatgatcatcgtcttctgtttgacaaatacaaataatctcgctcttttgtccataataatctcatcatgtaggctatatgtgCGCTCTAGCCAATGTCGCGCTGTTAGCTAGAGCCACATGTCAATACCAGATTGGGCACACTTGTTATATCTCAAAAGACACTGAACATTGCCTCATGCACATTCAATGAGTGACCTTACCCATTGTTTTGCCCTGCTGTCACAGGCAAGATGATAAACCCTATTGTGGTGTCCTGTTTGGATAAGAGGGAGTTCTATGACTGGATCCAGCACTTCAAAGCCTTCGATGTCCCTGTGGTCAGCCCCCCATCCCCCGTTTATGACATAATCTACACCCCCACAGCGAAACAGGTGAGACATTAGATTAGAACAACAAGGCCCTTCCGAGTTTTAACTGTGTCCATTCCATTGTTGTCAGTTCTTAACATGTTGTGTTGTATTTTTCACACTAGGCTCCAGAGGTTGATAGGTGGAGTTGGAACAGCCGGAGCCAGAGCCGGAGTGAGTCTCTGAGGCTGGGGCAGTCCGCTGGGAGTGAGTCTCTGAGGCTGGGGCAGTCCGCTGGGAGTGAGTCTCTGAGGCTGGGGCAGTCCGCTGGGAGTGAGTCTCTGAGGCTGGGGCAGTCCGCTGGGAGTGAGTCTCTGAGGCTGGGGCAGTCCGCTGGGAGTGAGTCTCTGAGGTTGGGGCAGTCCGCTGGGAGTAAGTCTCTGAGGCTGGGGAAGTCCCACAGTGCACAGGGGTCTGGTTCCGGGTCCCACCACCTCCAGTTCCCACCTAGACATGCGGACAACCCTCTGTCCCCAGGGTACACAGAACCCCTATGTGTAAGTTTGCACTTGAATACTTTCTACCAGGCTTAGATCAAATACATATGTCAAACACATTCAAATGACAAAATAAGCTAAATTAAGCACAtgtcaaagtatttgaaatgttTTTGAGCCAGTTCTGCTTTCTACAAAGAAATTAGGGGGAAATGGAATGTGTGCTACTTCCATGTGAACTAGGCCACTCAAAGCGAATTTATTTACCTTTACACTACAATGTTGGGTGTTGTACTCTGCCCTGTGGTGGTAATTTTTATGTAGCCGGTATATATAGTATCTGATATCCATACCATTAAAGCGCTGGAGTTGAGCTCAGCATTGTCCAAATGTGAATTATTAACAGAGGTTTAGACTGTGCCTCTCCTGGTACAACCCAAGCCAATGCTGAAGTCCTTAAACCTCTCAAAGACGAGATGATTTGTTGTGTTTTCCTCCTCTGAAATAACACCATTAAGATAACTTTGACCATGAGAAATGAGGGGCCCTTACACGCTGCCTCAGCAATCAATAGGTTACCTGATAACGGAGAGTGGACAGACCCCTCAAATTGAGTTGAGACACTAAAAACAATTACAGTCAAACATACAGGAGTCATCTATAATACATTGCATCATCTATGCACATATATGCATAAACAAAAAACAAAGTACAGTCGATAAAAGGACAATTAGGTACTTATAAAGAAATGTCTCCATTGGAGGACAAGGTGGCAGGCTTTGACGCAGGCATTTACATTATTGTTACCTGATAAGATTTCACATAATTAATTATTTTCATTTAGACTGTTAACATTTTCATTTTGGCTGGAGAgctgaagaaaaatataattcCTAATGTTGTTGTATAACACAGTAAAGCAAGGCATGAGCTTTAGTTTCAATGTAACCATCATTACAAAAACTACATACATGTTTATCTACAACCTGTTCTCAGAGAATTTCTTATTATTCTGTATGTGAATCTgatacactccatttagtatgatatgtttcgtatgttatgtattcatttgtggatgtccatcacccatttcgtatgatatgttacgaattacaaatcATATAATATTTTACTAATTTGAGAAAACATACAATACGTTATGAATTtgctaaatgtatgatatgttacgaattctagctaggtagctagatggctaacgttagctagatggctaacgttagctagttggctaacattagctaggctagggattagggttagggttaaggttaaggttagggttaagtttaggagttatgTTAAAAGGTTTAGGGAAAGAGTTAGCTAAAATGGTTGTGGttagaggaagggttagctaacatgctaagtagttgcaaagtagctcaaATGTAGTAAGTACTTGAAATGTTGCTAATTAGTTAAAATGCTAACGTTTTCCATGATGGAATTCGAACTCGAATTCGAATTCGAACTCGCAACCTTTAGGTTGCTAGACATtcgctaacatgctaagtagttgcaaagtagctaaaaagtagtaagtacttgaaaagttgctaattagctaaaatgctaaagttgttcgtgatgagatttgaaacctttgggttgctagacattcacgTTATACTCCCACCCATCCACCCGGACCAACGACCCTACTTTagttttgccttaagtaaccatctgtcctATGTAACCATGCCAAacttaacatatcataccaatttgggtttccaggagttacatttactatgttacgtcaaGTCTATTAGACCAGGCTGTTATCTAGGGGAGTGTTTTTGTATCTACCAGTCTCAATAGAGAGAGGGGCCACTCCACATCTACATTTTGCAAAAGAGCTTCGATTTTGCTTGGTTAAAACTCTCCGTATATAGGGTTCAGTCCCAAAAGTGCGTTTAAAAAGGCAGTAGTTGCGCAGTTTGTTACTTTCACGTTTATTTATCAGTTGGTACCACTTTAGTTCATTGCTCTCTAAAAGTGCTGATTCAAAAGCATTACGGTCATTTCTAGAATACACTCCATCTGTATCAGTGAGCTGAGTCATATgtatggactgtgtgtgtgtgtgtgtgtgtgtgtgtgtgtgtgtgtgtgtgtgtgtgtgtgtgtgtgtgtgtgtgtgtgtgtgtgtgtgtgtgtgtgtgtgtgtgtgtgtgtgtgtgtgtgtgtgtgtgtgtgtgtgtgtgtgtgtgtgtgtgtgtgtggcctactCCAAGCTACTGAACTGCACCTCCACAGTACCAATTAAGATGATTGAAACCTTCAACTTTCCTTGCTTAGATTTTGGCAACAGATAACATAAGCTAGACGTATTCATATAAAGCAGGAATCCAACCTAAGTTTTCAGGGCGGATAGGAACAAAAGCATCATATCAGGTTTGCCAGATTCCAAGTTTCTTTGAATAGCACACTTTGGTACGGTTTCCCAGATCTCTATTAAGCCTACTCCTTGACTCAAAAGTTTGCTCAATGGAAAAAGTATTGAAGATTGAGTAGTAGTATCAGTGTTCATTCGCATCACCCTAGCTTGTTGCAATGTCACCGAGCATACTTGACCTTTGCCCTCTGTCTTTGTGTGTCCTTACAGTACATCTCCAGTCGGCCCTCCTCCACTGAGACGGCTCGGCTGGGCAGCCACAGTAACAGCGTTTCGTCCCACGCTGCCAGGTCCGAGCGTGACCCCCGACCTTTGTCACAGCGCTGCTCCTACCTCCCCCATGAGGGGCCGGTGGTGCTGTCCCCCGTGTACAACACCCCCTACTCAGGCCTGCACCGTGACCCCGCCAGCACCCCGCAACGCCTGGAGAAAGCCACCCTCGTCAAGGTACTAACTTCAGCCTGGCGGCTAACTTGATTATCTTTGTATTtggcattttagtcatttagcagaccctcttatccagagcaatttacaaaagcaattaggattaagtgccttgctcaagggcacatgggcagatttttcacctagtcggtacATCATGGGTACTAGAACTAAAATAGACTAGTACCACAAAGCAACAGGTCTGTGAGTTAAAGAAGTATATGGTAGTACCTCTTCAGCTTAATTCAGACAATGTGGCTTCAGGGAGATATTACATCATAAGTGCTGGACATGAAACAACTTACCGTAACCTTCCGCTGTCAGGGGGTTCAAATTTAAGAGACTGAAGACAGATTAGTGTAGCAGGCTAGTGGCATACACtccccacacacatacagatgtGACGCTAGTAGACTACACCCCTACTACCTCACCCCTTTTCCTTTCGCCCCTCTGTAGAGCATGTGTGAGATTAGACCCATCTCTCCGCTTGGTAACCCTACCCCAAATCCCAGCGCTAAGTGCGGATTAAATTATTAGCTTCTGCTAGCCTAGGAGCGTGAGAGAGCGAGAAAAGATAATGGCCATTCACCCACTGTGCTGCAAGGAACAGCTGACTGACTGAGGCTTGGAAGAATAATGATAACCCCTGGAAATCCTTGTGTGATTAGTCCAACAGCTGGAGCACCCCTCAGACGTCCCCGAAGTACGCATCGCTCTCCACCCCCCAGCGACACTCAGACATGTGCGCCCCCCGGCAGCCCCTGTCGCCCCTGTACGATGAGCCCTGCACCCCTGACACCTACACCCAGGAGGAGGAGAGCTGGCACAGGCAGCAGCCAACGGTAAGCCGACCCCGATACTGAATCCATGTGTCTCAGTTTACACCACAACCGCACTCCCCAccaactctcacacacatactgtacacgcaCATATCACATATGCACACATGAACTGTACAACAaaagtacacacatacacacaatcagGTACATGTGCATATAGACGCAGGCACATGCATGCACGCATACAGGAAACGTTTGACCAGGGGGTGACTGATGCAGGCAATGGACAGAGTCTAAGAGCTGCATGCTGCTGATGACTAATTGATTTTTTCTGATGCATAATGATGTGGACTGCTGAGAGATGAAATTCCTTGTCACTAGCAACGTCCTGTCCGTATGCATGACCTGTATTTTAGAGAAATATGATTTAATCGATTGAATTGAAGTTTTCTGGCTAGGTTTGTCTAGATTTTAGACACCATATTGACACATGGGGGTGCTTAAGGTTCTCGTCAGTGGCTTTATATACAAGACTGTCATTGGACAGGCACTTAAATTCCAATTACTACGACTACAAATTTGACCTGCTGGCTTTTTAACGCTTGCACCCTCTGATTCTCAGCAACAATGTTGGCGAGGACCACCACAGAAGCAGCAGGACCCTCATCTCCTACCCTCCTCCTTCCAGCTGCGCACCCCTCCCCTGGGCAAGCGTTGCAGGAGGAGCCTGGTGCTCTGCCAAGGCCAGGGGCTGGAGATGGAGGGCCCTCAGGGGCCAGCAGACCAGAGAACTGAAGCTGTCCCCAGACTAAGGCTGCTGCCTGCACCCAAAGCAGTGCAAGAGGAGGTGGGAAACGGACACTCAATGGCTCATATTCACATAGCATGAATGGTGATCCT belongs to Salvelinus alpinus chromosome 28, SLU_Salpinus.1, whole genome shotgun sequence and includes:
- the LOC139557231 gene encoding pleckstrin homology domain-containing family N member 1-like, translated to MGSSMSCVPQHNFRFSSKSFIRRNSSRLFRKKYPQEGQEKSNSIINILCTVTPRKEMTHKDLQKIENIKWEPPFPYDPANGWKKSSINVKNYGRMVHSSKVRFRFLHCKDVHDCYLDLFQTHLHFVSNNTTGLTYQGTLPLKELTICNLQQNCNHSQLQEFAFQINGVSLNPIIVYCSNQEEMDMWFGLLKEHIEINGGTPIAPIETYTRVKNVKENTEGREELRNSISKDPIYEWEGSQRESLGPIIFVSKVSLQHLPCQEQSDRLLVMYPATLIILSEESHGLYYKGKLPLNMVTVTTPCQDVKPNTFMIEGKMINPIVVSCLDKREFYDWIQHFKAFDVPVVSPPSPVYDIIYTPTAKQAPEVDRWSWNSRSQSRSESLRLGQSAGSESLRLGQSAGSESLRLGQSAGSESLRLGQSAGSESLRLGQSAGSESLRLGQSAGSKSLRLGKSHSAQGSGSGSHHLQFPPRHADNPLSPGYTEPLCYISSRPSSTETARLGSHSNSVSSHAARSERDPRPLSQRCSYLPHEGPVVLSPVYNTPYSGLHRDPASTPQRLEKATLVKSNSWSTPQTSPKYASLSTPQRHSDMCAPRQPLSPLYDEPCTPDTYTQEEESWHRQQPTQQCWRGPPQKQQDPHLLPSSFQLRTPPLGKRCRRSLVLCQGQGLEMEGPQGPADQRTEAVPRLRLLPAPKAVQEERLFPSMAAMNTPQMLYGYSPDHNSYLEPFEPDDQEMDYDNIWEYDCNTERIQPMSGILPHRTGLDIGARGLGAMANNQQRWL